Part of the Spirochaeta lutea genome is shown below.
GGTAGTATTCAGCTACGACATTCTGGATCTGCTCCAAGCCTTGGATATTCAGGCTGCAGCGATTCCCATGCCCACCCTGCCATCCTACCTGGCTCGGGGAGTCGGAGAGGACACTGCCGATGCAGGAACCCTCTTTGAACCGGACTATGAGGGATTGTTCCGCCTCAATCCCCAGGTAATCTTCATTTCGGACCGGCAGACCCCGGTGTACGATCAATTGAGCGAGATAGCTCCGGTGGTCTACACGGGCATTGCCGCCGAGGATTACCTTGCGTCACTTGAAAAAAACTGGTCTATTGTCGGGAATCTCTACGGAAAGCAGGATCAGGTTGAGGGGTATCTGGAAGAAATCACCCTTCGGGCTGATACCCTGGCCGCGGCAGCCCGGGAATCCGGCTTAACAGCCCTGGTACTGATGGTTAACGACGGTTCCTTGAGCGTCTACGGTCCGGGATCACGGTTCGGGTATGTGTATGACAGCTTCGGCTACGTACCTGCTGATCCGGCGATTGAGACCTCAACCCACGGCCAGAGTGTTTCCTTTGAATACCTTGCCAGCCAGAATCCCGACATCCTCTTCGTATTGGACCGGGGACAGGCCTTAACCGGAAACCTGACAGCCGATTCGGTTCTGGATAACGAGATTGTAGCCAGGACCGCAGCAGCCCGGGAGGGCAGGATCGTCTATGTAGATCCCCAGGCATGGTACCTCGCTCCCGGGGGATTGGATTCTACCCGGGCAATTCTCAGGGATCTCGAGTCAGCCCTGGAATAGGATCCTGCCCATGACTACCCGCCACGCCCGCCTCCTGGAGGCGGGTCTCGTTCTCCTGATTATTGCAGCCGGGGGGCTCTCCCTGGCTATGGGCTCATCGGTTACCGACGGGTTTATTCTGGTGTATAGCCGGCTGCCCCGGCTTCTGGCCCTGGTACTTTCCGGGGCGGGGGTTAGTCTCGCCGGGCTGGTAATGCAGAAGATCAGCC
Proteins encoded:
- a CDS encoding siderophore ABC transporter substrate-binding protein, translating into MQRIARFCLYGVLVVGAGVSGLFAGPAREAAPIQGEEHREVTHKLGTVAIPEQPQRPVVFSYDILDLLQALDIQAAAIPMPTLPSYLARGVGEDTADAGTLFEPDYEGLFRLNPQVIFISDRQTPVYDQLSEIAPVVYTGIAAEDYLASLEKNWSIVGNLYGKQDQVEGYLEEITLRADTLAAAARESGLTALVLMVNDGSLSVYGPGSRFGYVYDSFGYVPADPAIETSTHGQSVSFEYLASQNPDILFVLDRGQALTGNLTADSVLDNEIVARTAAAREGRIVYVDPQAWYLAPGGLDSTRAILRDLESALE